GGAAAATTATCGAATTTTTTTAAGTAGTTCATAGACTTATTATAACAAAAAAAGACCCTCGAAATTAATCGAGGGTTTACTTTTTATTTAATTGTTCCGTAAATGTCTCCACCTTCGATTTTTGAAGCGACATAGCACTGCTTGCCGTTTCGTTCGAATGAAATCCAGTAAAATCCATCAGCATTCGCAGAACCTGTTATTTCAACTACTTCACCTTTGTTGAGACGACCTAAGATATTACCATTTGTACTTGCGGCGTCTCGGATATTTAGGTTAACAATAGCTGTAAATTGTTTTTTAACTGCGATATCATTTCCTTTTACGAGTTTTGCAAGTCCTTCTTCAAACTCTTCTTTTAAATCAGTAACAGCATTTTTTAATCGTGAATTTGTTGTATCAGTACCAAGTCCAGCAAATAAACGGCGATAGCTTGGTGCTTTTGTAGAGAATGTCTTCATTGGTATATTCTCATCAGTTCCTTCCTTGTACCACTCAGACACATATTTAACTTCTTCTTGATTGTGAAGGCCTGTGACCGTGTTAGTCAATGAATTATAAAGATATACTGCACCTTTTGCAAATTCACCGTCACCTTCTTTTATACTAAAAATAAAGCTTCCAAACATTTTATTTCTCCTTTTTTTCTTAGTTTTAGTGGTTATTTCCATTTTGGAAGTGACCGCTTTTTCATCTGGAAACATACGATACCAGCCAATCATCCAACCGATTGTATATCCAGTTTGTGCATCTATTAAAGCAGTACCACGCCAAATTCGTGACTTACGACGTGCTGGACCACCTATGTATAACGAGTCGTAATTTCCATCAACATTAGTTTCCATTGTCTCTAGTGTGTTACCGTCACAATCCACAACTACTATTCCAGTATGTCCAAATACGTGTCCATTAGCTTGAATAACAAACACGTAGCCACGCTTAGGAAGACCTGCGGCAAATACTTCAAAACCATTTGAAGATGCCTTAGAAAGCAAATCTATGGCATTTGTGTAAGACATATTTTTACCAGTAAATGTTCTTGCTGCTAAATCAGGAAAAACGACACACTGAGAACCATATGGATTCGTGTTGACGCTGAGTCGCTGACCTGATTTTGTCAGCGCCCAATTTGCGACATCTTGATTTGTTGCCATACATGCCCCCTATCCAAATGTTTCGTCAGTATTGATTCCTTGAGATTGATTATTTACATTTAATTGTGCTGATGCCTTAGCTTGACCTAGTTGATCAGCTTGAGCTTTGTTAGCCAACTTTTGATTTTGCATGATTTTTGTAGCTGTTTTTGCTTCATGAGTAAAATCATTATTTTTCCACCATGCAGCTAATGCAGTTGCTGTCGTAAAAACAAAAGAGATGAACTGGGTCATCTCTTCGTCTGAAAATGGTAACGTATTTTTTCCGGCCATAACAAGACCTTGGTTAATTAATGCGAGTACTAAAACGATAGTTCGTGTTAATGTTCCATTATCAATTTTTTTCATATTAGTAATCCTTTCTATTTTCAAGCACAGTAATTCGAGTTTCATGGTTATCAAGTCGACTGTCGTGATCTACAACTTCTTTTTTGACTTCGTCTGATTGTTGTTTAGTCAAATCAAGGGTAATATTCAAAAGTTTTATCTGTTCGGTTAAAGGCTCGACTGTATCTCTCAACGCTTTGTTGTTTTGGTCATTAATCTTTTTGGCCATCCGGTTATCAGGCTCAACTACCAAATATTTGTAAATTGCGATTAAAAATCCAAAAATGACTGTAATTGAGGCAACAACACTTGCAAAATCTGCCAAATTATCAAAAAAGATATCCATAGGCTACACCTCAGTATCTGTAACCTTTTGACTCAATAATTCCAAAACACAGTCCCTTAAATTAAACAATTTTGGTACTTCCTCAAAAGTACAGATTCCATTTGCAACTCGACGATACCATACGTCAACAATTAAATAATCTTTAGTAAATTTCATAGTAATTTCTCCTTTTTTAAACATAAAAAATAGTGTAACGATTGTATTTAAAGCATGTTCCATTAAACTGTACCTGAAGTCATCAATGTCGAAGTAACCAATTCTGTTAATTCGACAACAGCTTTGTCGACTTTAGCCTGCATATCAATTGTTGCTTGTGTCATCTTAGCTATTGATGCATCAGCCTCTGTTATTTTTTTTGCTAAAGCTTCTTTATCAGCTTTAAGCAATTCAATGTCTTTAACAGACTCTAAAATTGCAAAATCAACAACATTTTCTTTTGCGAATGTATCAAGTACCAATTTGATTAGTTCTTGATTATCTTTTTCTACGTAATCACCAATTAAAATTTGAGGTAAGTATGTTCCATCGTCAGCTTGCAGACGTACATCAGTTTTGACAACAACGCCATCCTGATAAATACCATAAGGTTTTCCGATTACAGTCCATTGCTTCATTCTAGTCACCTTCCTTTTCTTCTCTCAATTGATTAATTTCTGATTGCAAATGCTTTACTTGTGCTTCCAATGTTGCTTTATCAAGTGCAAGCTGTGCAATTTGTAAAGCTAAATTTGATTTGATTTGTTCGTCCATTATATTTCTCCTTCTATGAGATAACTGCTGCCCATGAGCCTACATTACCGATTCGATTAGCTATGTCTTTTAGTATATAACCCAAACGTTGGCCTTTAATATACATTTCATTAATGTACATTTCATCAACAGGATTCAGAGATGTTCCAATCATTGCTTTATACGTATCCTGATATGTCGTATTTGGTCTAAAAACATACTGGTTATTCAAACCATTAATATTTTCAAATACCCAGCCTCTATCACTAGAATTCGCTGAATGCGCAATTTTTAAAATATCTGATGAAATTTCAATTCTGTCTACAACGCTGTCACCAGTTCCACTTCCACCAGCGTAGATATTGATGCCAGTAAAACCACCATCTAAATTATTTTCCGTTCGCAATCGATTAGTGCCAATTGATGTAATAGCAGCTGTCAAATTTGATTTTGTGCCGGAACCAATAATTCTATAATTGTTGTCATTGGGTTGAGTACCAGTACTGAATTTAATAAATTGATTTGGTAAATCAGCAGTTACTCTTCTGATTGCTGGGTTATCATTGTACATTTCTGTTGTACCATTATTCAAATCAATCGACATCGCACCATTTAATGCGGTTAAAACGCCACCTTTAATAAGACCTCCAGAAATCTGACCTGAAGTAATGTTACTCGCATTTAAATTAATTACTGATATTTTATTTGCATCAATGGTACCACCTATAATTTTATCAGCTGTCAAATCCTTAATCATTGCATTAGTAATAATACCGTTGTCAATTAATGTCTGACCGGTGATTTTAACATACTTACCATCAATTTTTACTGTGCCATCGGTTAGATTGATTTGACTAAGGATTGAACCATTTGATGTTAAGTTTTTAACCGCCCAGCTATTGGATGTTTGGGTAACTGTCGTTTGAATTGATGATATTTGATCGTCAAGTTCTTTTTTAGATTTGCTAAATGCTGATGATATTGTTCCTGTTTCTAACTTAACATTATCAAGCGCTAATATTGCATTTGATGAAAAACCATAACCGTAGATTAAAAATGAAAATGTCTTACTAAAATCACAGTTATCCTTGTTAAACGGAACTTTAACAGAGTATCTGTTCCAAGATCCAGAAGTTATTAAGTTGACTGTAAATTGCCCGGCGTGGAAATTCGCTGTACCAGTCAATTTGTTAACATAATAAAAACCACCAAATAATTTAGCACCGGATAGATCAGCATATGCATCAAACGAAAGAATAAAATCATCTGTTGAATCAGGAAAATCTGACATTATTGTTTTTCCTATTGATTGATTTATTGCTTTCCAATTCCTTGATCCGTCAGATTCATTGAAAATTACAACATTATTTCGACCGGCAAACGAACCACTATATGAATGAAAAGATGTTACTGGATTCGGAATTCCACCATTATAAGTCGACCAATATTTAGGACCTTGTGAATAAGTAACTCCACCAACAGTAAAAGATGTTTTATTTTCTAATAATTCAAAATCAGCATTTAACAACAGATTATTTCCACCAACAGATAGATTTTGAACTGTTGTTACAAGTCCATCAGCAGTCTGTGTGACTGTCGATAACCTACCGTCAATACTGCTTACTGACGATTGGATAGAGTCTACTCTTTGAATTGTAGTCGTTAAAGATATTCCCTGCTGACCAATTTGTTGAGTGTGACTATCTACTGTATCTTTTACTGTGTTGTATTTGATAGTTAATCCATCTGTGACAGCTTTGAGGTCTTCGGGAGCTTGAGACCACTCTGTGTTAAGATTGCCAGCGTATAAAGCAGGTAAAGCGATAGACACGCTGTTAACACTATCCCAATTCCTTCCGACAATTACTTCCTTTGGAATTTTTTCCGTATCGTCTTTTGGAGCTCTGAGAGTCCATTTTATCCAATATCGTTTCCACTCATTCGTTAATGAGATATTTATGGACCCATCAGAACCGGTAGGTCTATCATTTACAACCCCTTGGGACGAAACCGATTTTATTGTCGTGTTAGGTGCGTAAAAATAACAAGTCACATTATGACTGACAGCCGTTGATTTTGCGTAAAAAGAAACAATATACTCTAATTCGTCAGGAACAATGCTCATTTTTTGTCTAAAAGCATCTTTGTAGCTACCAGATTGACCCAACGCTGAAACAACAGAACCACCCATGTATGTCTCTGAAGTCTTATTTGCTGATGTATAAGGTATATTGTCCATTGATTTTGTATTAACCAATAGGTTACGATTGCCTGAAAAAATCCCATCAACTAATCCTTCAACTCTCGTTATCTCACGACTAAAACTATCTGATGTCTCTTTGACTTTGTTATCCGTAATGACAGTTGCTTTGCTAGTAATGAGTGACTCGATATTAGTCTGAGATAATCGTGTACTAATCTCGTTAGCATTCTGCGTGATAGTCGTCTCAGCGCTAGACATTCGACCTGATAAGTTATTTACTGTTAACTGACTTGCTTTTGTGGCAATATCATTTTTATTTTGAGTAACTTGTGTTTGTAGACTGCTGATCGTTCCATCGACAGATTGTTTATTTTCTGCAATGTGGGCTGTATTCTGATCGATAGTCTGCTTGTAGTTAGTTAATGTCTGAGTAATCTCATTATCTTTGTTAACTAATGCAGTGTAATCAGTTTGTAGACCTTTTACAGTTCCATCAATTTGAGTTAGTTGTTGAGATGTTGCAGAGTAATGTTCGCCTTCTGTTTTAGACAAAGCGGACATCTGATCAGTTAATTTTTTAGACTCACTAACTATGTTAGACAAGGCAACACTCGCGGTATCCTTAGCAGCATCAGCTGTTGATTTAACTTGACTTATTAGCTCATCTTGACTGACATTTTTTGCAACAATTGCATTATATTGTTCTTCGTCTAGCGCCCCGTCTTTACCTTGATATGTATACTTTATATCGATAGTATCAGGAACATTTTTATCAGTATATGATAGTGTTGTTTTTGACCAAAGCACCTCTCCCTGACCGACAGCTGGCCTGCTATCTGACCAATTTACAGGTTGGGTTGATATTGATGTTGTCTTGCCATATGTGACTTTTCCTGACTCAATGCCATTCCCTTTTTCGCCGTCACTAACATTGATAAATGTTAACTCTTTGCTAAATGTAATTGCATCAGTGACATCAACCTCAAGCCTCAAATTTAACTTGCCATCTGTCAGCATGTCAGGCTTTATTGTCACTTCTAAGCCATTTGATAATAGTTGAGTGCCATTGTACCATCTTTGACCAATGACAGCAGCATCCAATCCATTCTTTTTAAAATTGAATGATACTATTGATGCCCCAGTGTTGTTTTTAAAAACTTGTCCGGCAGTTGTATTAAATGTAATATCATAACTTGCAGGTGTCTCAATACTTTCTTGTAAAGCAAGACCTTGAGCAGAAATTTTGGATGATAATCGTTTGAAATTAGCAAATGAGACTTCATTTTCCTCAGTTAGTAAATCCCATACAATTTTAACAACACGCAAAGTTCCCAAAAGCCCATATCTACCAACACCTTTATGATTCAAAATTACAGTATCTCCAATTTCAACATCAAAAGACCCTGCAACCTCAATGGTTTCTTTTGCATAACAATTGTTTTTTATCCATTTGTATGACTCAGACTCAAGTTTATCTAATGAATCAGTATCAAAATTTTGTTTCCAAACTAACCATTTGTCATTAGATAATACACGAGTTGTTTCTTCGGCAGCAATAACAGCATAAATTCTGCCATCTTTTTGTTCAAATTCAACTCTACCATCATTATTTCTCCAGGTTTTTCCGCTATTGCCTAACCTCAACCCATCTTTTCCTGTTGGTTCAATAGCTGTTCTTATAGTTGTTGAATCAACCGATCTGCTAATGTTGTTAGTGTTATCAATATTGAGTTCTAAATCTCTTCTATTTCTACCAACACCTTGAATTTTTTCACCATCATTTGCTTTATAGATATTTAGAATTAGTTTGTCAAACTCACCATTTCTTTTTTGTCTAATTTCAAATTGACACTCACCATCAAAGTTATTGATTAGAGAGATGAGTCTTTTGTATTTCATCTCTTCACCTGTATATTCAACAACTCTGCTGCTGCTTGCTAGTTCATTGACACCTATTTCAAAGTTAGCATATGGCAAAATCTCCATTGCTACTAAATGCTGTACAATAGTCCTTGATGGTTGTTTTTCATATGCTAAACAGTTCTCATTTAGCATTTCTAGATTGAAATAATCACCTAAAATGCTGATGGAATTGGTTTTGACATCTTCTTTGAATTTTACGATATTAAATCTATAAAATTTGCCTCTAAATCTAAATGCAAGATAGCCATTTTCTTTGATCCCCCACCATTCACCTGTTTCTTTTGAAAATTCAAACTCAACATAATGAGTTGCCTCTTCAAAATATGATGATAATGATGCCTTTTTAATTTTGATAGCATTTAACAATTGATTGTCAGCAGTTGCTGTTTCAATCATATTCTTATCATAAAAAGTAATCTGCACTATCTATACCTCTTTCTGTATTTGATGTTTACTGATGGCAATGATGTCAACCAGCTAGAATAATATAATTTCATCGTTGAGATACCAGGTGGCAACTTGATATATTCTGAACCCAATACAGTTTGTTCAGGCATTCCATCAACTGTCACTTTTCCTATCTCATTATCAAGTATGATTTTTGAAAATTTTGTATATCTATTTGGAACATCTCTAATACCAGGAACATGATGTTTTTGCCACATAAAATCAGATACAAACATATCAGTAACTTGTGATTTATTAGCATATTTGAGCAAGAATACACTTACTTTTGCGCTCTTTTTACCTTTTAAATAATCAGATTGATGATTTGAATAACCTCTCTCATAAAATGTAATGACATCATCATTTCTATACATTGCCATGTGTCCATTTGCATTCATAAATGGATTTTCTTTCAAAATATGACTAGCTAAAAATGTAGTTCTCTTTACAAAATCATATCCAACTGGGTTGTTAGGATTTGCAATCATACAATTGAACTCTGCGATGTTTGAGTTTGAACGTTTGATTGTCTCAACACCATATAGAAAATTGCCTGATGCATCAGAAACCATCACCTTGATTGCTGATTGTTGAGTTAGCATACCAGTATGGAAAACTTGTCTCCAATAAATTGTGTCAAATAATGTTCCTACCTCACCATTCAAATCAGCTTTTGCTGAAAATGTAAGTGATTGACCATTCAACCCATATCCTGCTGCTGTTCCTGGATTTGACAAATAAATCCAATCAACATCACTAGTTCCATTCGTCCTTTTAACAATACCCAATGTTCCTGTCTGTGATTGCATATTATCATTAGCAACACCAACACCCTGAGCACCTGTTGATAACATACCTTGAGCATTAAATGGTTTAAAATTGACCATCATTTCAGAATTTTGAACCTGAACTGTGTCAACTTCTTCAACATTACCAATTTCAAGGCTGCTGTTATCAACAGCAAC
This Streptococcus urinalis 2285-97 DNA region includes the following protein-coding sequences:
- a CDS encoding DUF1366 domain-containing protein is translated as MKQWTVIGKPYGIYQDGVVVKTDVRLQADDGTYLPQILIGDYVEKDNQELIKLVLDTFAKENVVDFAILESVKDIELLKADKEALAKKITEADASIAKMTQATIDMQAKVDKAVVELTELVTSTLMTSGTV
- a CDS encoding gp58-like family protein, which codes for MQITFYDKNMIETATADNQLLNAIKIKKASLSSYFEEATHYVEFEFSKETGEWWGIKENGYLAFRFRGKFYRFNIVKFKEDVKTNSISILGDYFNLEMLNENCLAYEKQPSRTIVQHLVAMEILPYANFEIGVNELASSSRVVEYTGEEMKYKRLISLINNFDGECQFEIRQKRNGEFDKLILNIYKANDGEKIQGVGRNRRDLELNIDNTNNISRSVDSTTIRTAIEPTGKDGLRLGNSGKTWRNNDGRVEFEQKDGRIYAVIAAEETTRVLSNDKWLVWKQNFDTDSLDKLESESYKWIKNNCYAKETIEVAGSFDVEIGDTVILNHKGVGRYGLLGTLRVVKIVWDLLTEENEVSFANFKRLSSKISAQGLALQESIETPASYDITFNTTAGQVFKNNTGASIVSFNFKKNGLDAAVIGQRWYNGTQLLSNGLEVTIKPDMLTDGKLNLRLEVDVTDAITFSKELTFINVSDGEKGNGIESGKVTYGKTTSISTQPVNWSDSRPAVGQGEVLWSKTTLSYTDKNVPDTIDIKYTYQGKDGALDEEQYNAIVAKNVSQDELISQVKSTADAAKDTASVALSNIVSESKKLTDQMSALSKTEGEHYSATSQQLTQIDGTVKGLQTDYTALVNKDNEITQTLTNYKQTIDQNTAHIAENKQSVDGTISSLQTQVTQNKNDIATKASQLTVNNLSGRMSSAETTITQNANEISTRLSQTNIESLITSKATVITDNKVKETSDSFSREITRVEGLVDGIFSGNRNLLVNTKSMDNIPYTSANKTSETYMGGSVVSALGQSGSYKDAFRQKMSIVPDELEYIVSFYAKSTAVSHNVTCYFYAPNTTIKSVSSQGVVNDRPTGSDGSINISLTNEWKRYWIKWTLRAPKDDTEKIPKEVIVGRNWDSVNSVSIALPALYAGNLNTEWSQAPEDLKAVTDGLTIKYNTVKDTVDSHTQQIGQQGISLTTTIQRVDSIQSSVSSIDGRLSTVTQTADGLVTTVQNLSVGGNNLLLNADFELLENKTSFTVGGVTYSQGPKYWSTYNGGIPNPVTSFHSYSGSFAGRNNVVIFNESDGSRNWKAINQSIGKTIMSDFPDSTDDFILSFDAYADLSGAKLFGGFYYVNKLTGTANFHAGQFTVNLITSGSWNRYSVKVPFNKDNCDFSKTFSFLIYGYGFSSNAILALDNVKLETGTISSAFSKSKKELDDQISSIQTTVTQTSNSWAVKNLTSNGSILSQINLTDGTVKIDGKYVKITGQTLIDNGIITNAMIKDLTADKIIGGTIDANKISVINLNASNITSGQISGGLIKGGVLTALNGAMSIDLNNGTTEMYNDNPAIRRVTADLPNQFIKFSTGTQPNDNNYRIIGSGTKSNLTAAITSIGTNRLRTENNLDGGFTGINIYAGGSGTGDSVVDRIEISSDILKIAHSANSSDRGWVFENINGLNNQYVFRPNTTYQDTYKAMIGTSLNPVDEMYINEMYIKGQRLGYILKDIANRIGNVGSWAAVIS
- a CDS encoding distal tail protein Dit, which translates into the protein MSELTVKFNNVDLSSFFRVVDIDRADQHEIVVTVKMKTSGSREMQQKKRELRKILMSDTYHELIFSDEPELFYYAKVIDPFDESNKISWFQDVDITFVTLDGYAYSTSYESIPSEKITTSNNIVTVEFDNQGSALALPIIELTNTSENGFVGVAVDNSSLEIGNVEEVDTVQVQNSEMMVNFKPFNAQGMLSTGAQGVGVANDNMQSQTGTLGIVKRTNGTSDVDWIYLSNPGTAAGYGLNGQSLTFSAKADLNGEVGTLFDTIYWRQVFHTGMLTQQSAIKVMVSDASGNFLYGVETIKRSNSNIAEFNCMIANPNNPVGYDFVKRTTFLASHILKENPFMNANGHMAMYRNDDVITFYERGYSNHQSDYLKGKKSAKVSVFLLKYANKSQVTDMFVSDFMWQKHHVPGIRDVPNRYTKFSKIILDNEIGKVTVDGMPEQTVLGSEYIKLPPGISTMKLYYSSWLTSLPSVNIKYRKRYR
- a CDS encoding SH3 domain-containing protein, which encodes MATNQDVANWALTKSGQRLSVNTNPYGSQCVVFPDLAARTFTGKNMSYTNAIDLLSKASSNGFEVFAAGLPKRGYVFVIQANGHVFGHTGIVVVDCDGNTLETMETNVDGNYDSLYIGGPARRKSRIWRGTALIDAQTGYTIGWMIGWYRMFPDEKAVTSKMEITTKTKKKRRNKMFGSFIFSIKEGDGEFAKGAVYLYNSLTNTVTGLHNQEEVKYVSEWYKEGTDENIPMKTFSTKAPSYRRLFAGLGTDTTNSRLKNAVTDLKEEFEEGLAKLVKGNDIAVKKQFTAIVNLNIRDAASTNGNILGRLNKGEVVEITGSANADGFYWISFERNGKQCYVASKIEGGDIYGTIK
- a CDS encoding phage holin, with product MKKIDNGTLTRTIVLVLALINQGLVMAGKNTLPFSDEEMTQFISFVFTTATALAAWWKNNDFTHEAKTATKIMQNQKLANKAQADQLGQAKASAQLNVNNQSQGINTDETFG